A stretch of Deltaproteobacteria bacterium DNA encodes these proteins:
- a CDS encoding nitroreductase family protein has protein sequence MSARNGVESLDTLKREFTETEKVILSRRSVRQFKKEQVPEFMVKRILEAGRFAPSAGNYQPWKFIVLRDLEVIKGITDTVVSSCRMVGAMTDYRKKGRGWLRPLVKFITRIRYNDLHPMPFTAIPLVAEGKLDLWHGAPTVIIILKDIRGASSPELDCGIAGQNMVLAAHSMGLGTCWVGFAKLALDMNPKWKKRLGISYPYKYASSLAIGWPRGNPDGMVTRQTHPVDWFENGTLRTITSGQDPSTRRFGLLDRFRIPSYDDPEQMEFGIVEIDLEKCTGCGLCAGACAASAIEMVDKKPRMKQASENACAFCGDCVAICSVGAITMKRPFRFKGFYKTTDHGEDSPPRL, from the coding sequence ATGAGTGCAAGGAACGGAGTGGAATCCCTGGATACGCTGAAGAGGGAGTTCACTGAAACGGAAAAGGTTATCCTGAGCCGCAGGAGCGTGCGCCAGTTCAAGAAAGAGCAGGTGCCTGAATTCATGGTGAAAAGGATCCTCGAGGCAGGCCGTTTTGCCCCTTCAGCAGGTAACTACCAGCCCTGGAAGTTTATTGTGTTGCGTGACCTGGAGGTGATCAAAGGCATAACGGACACAGTGGTCTCTTCCTGCCGGATGGTCGGCGCAATGACCGACTACAGGAAGAAGGGCCGCGGATGGCTGCGGCCGCTGGTCAAATTCATAACCAGGATCAGGTATAACGATCTCCACCCCATGCCGTTCACGGCGATCCCCCTGGTCGCCGAAGGCAAGCTGGATCTCTGGCACGGAGCCCCGACGGTCATCATCATACTGAAAGACATCCGTGGTGCGTCCAGCCCGGAACTCGACTGCGGCATAGCGGGGCAGAACATGGTGCTTGCCGCCCACAGTATGGGTCTGGGAACATGCTGGGTAGGCTTTGCAAAACTGGCCCTGGATATGAACCCGAAATGGAAAAAGCGTCTCGGCATCTCGTACCCGTATAAATATGCAAGCAGCCTTGCCATTGGGTGGCCCCGGGGTAATCCCGATGGAATGGTCACCCGTCAGACACACCCTGTTGACTGGTTCGAGAATGGTACCCTGCGAACGATCACGTCAGGGCAAGATCCCTCGACGAGAAGATTCGGTTTATTAGACAGATTTCGTATACCCTCCTATGATGACCCCGAACAGATGGAGTTCGGCATCGTGGAAATCGATCTGGAAAAGTGTACCGGCTGCGGCCTCTGTGCGGGGGCCTGCGCAGCAAGTGCGATCGAAATGGTGGACAAGAAACCGCGGATGAAACAGGCTTCTGAAAATGCATGTGCCTTCTGCGGCGACTGTGTTGCGATCTGCAGTGTGGGAGCGATAACCATGAAGAGGCCGTTCCGCTTTAAAGGATTTTACAAGACGACCGATCATGGGGAGGACAGCCCGCCCCGGCTCTAG
- a CDS encoding thiolase family protein, whose amino-acid sequence MAEDVYIIGTAATRFGKHLEKGIKSLTGEALEMVLKDCGLERRDIEAAWFSNSGWGYHSFQHSIRGQVALSANQLEGIQIVNIENACAGASTALHSAWAAIKAGIYDCVLAIGAEKMYDKDRAKTMMIFMSGTDVEEFTDFIAVFQEEERLRREKEAKEKGLELSEEKPGGHSVFMDLYSIGARMHMQQYGTTQRQLACIAAKAHNNSVHNPIAQYTFPMTVEEVLADREVSYPLTRAMCAPVGDGAAAAVVCSERFLKKQGRGSSIRIRASVVRSGTKTGENDICERTSRAAYEMAGLGPGDIDVVEVHDATAFGELYQTEQMGFCPLGEGGPFAESGATAIGGKIPVNPSGGLIARGHPVGASGLAQIFELVTQLRGNAGPRQVQGARIAMAENGGGFLGRGEAAMAIHILEGI is encoded by the coding sequence ATGGCGGAAGATGTATACATCATAGGAACGGCGGCGACCAGGTTCGGAAAACACCTTGAAAAAGGGATCAAGTCGCTGACCGGGGAGGCCCTCGAGATGGTGTTGAAGGACTGCGGGCTTGAGCGACGGGATATAGAGGCGGCATGGTTTTCGAACTCAGGTTGGGGATATCATTCCTTTCAGCACAGTATCCGCGGGCAGGTGGCCCTGTCCGCCAATCAGCTCGAAGGTATTCAGATCGTCAATATAGAAAATGCGTGCGCAGGCGCATCGACGGCCCTTCACTCGGCATGGGCGGCCATCAAGGCAGGCATCTATGATTGCGTGCTCGCCATCGGGGCCGAGAAGATGTACGACAAGGACCGCGCCAAGACCATGATGATCTTCATGTCGGGAACAGACGTTGAAGAATTCACGGATTTCATTGCCGTATTTCAGGAAGAAGAGCGGTTGCGCAGGGAAAAGGAAGCAAAGGAAAAAGGCTTGGAGCTTTCCGAGGAAAAACCCGGCGGCCATTCGGTGTTCATGGACCTTTACTCCATAGGCGCCAGGATGCACATGCAGCAGTATGGCACCACACAGCGCCAGCTTGCCTGTATCGCCGCAAAGGCCCATAACAACTCGGTGCACAATCCCATTGCCCAGTACACCTTCCCCATGACCGTGGAAGAGGTTCTCGCGGACAGGGAGGTTTCCTATCCTCTGACAAGGGCCATGTGTGCGCCTGTGGGGGACGGTGCCGCCGCAGCGGTGGTCTGCAGTGAGAGGTTCCTGAAAAAACAGGGACGGGGCAGTAGCATCCGCATCCGGGCATCAGTGGTCAGGTCGGGAACGAAAACCGGGGAGAATGACATATGTGAAAGGACTTCCAGGGCCGCCTATGAAATGGCCGGCCTGGGACCTGGGGACATCGATGTGGTCGAGGTTCACGATGCGACAGCCTTCGGGGAATTGTACCAGACGGAACAGATGGGTTTCTGCCCCCTGGGAGAAGGGGGCCCTTTTGCCGAGAGCGGCGCGACCGCCATCGGAGGGAAAATCCCTGTCAATCCGAGCGGGGGACTGATCGCCCGGGGCCATCCCGTCGGCGCATCGGGGCTTGCGCAGATATTCGAGCTTGTCACGCAGCTCCGGGGCAACGCAGGCCCCCGGCAGGTTCAGGGGGCGCGGATCGCCATGGCCGAGAACGGTGGGGGTTTCCTCGGCCGGGGCGAGGCCGCAATGGCCATTCATATTCTTGAAGGCATTTGA